One window from the genome of Oryza glaberrima chromosome 3, OglaRS2, whole genome shotgun sequence encodes:
- the LOC127766555 gene encoding uncharacterized protein LOC127766555 encodes MSWSPATARKRALQSQDEQRDPKLHKPTPTPMETALFSAASLFRDADDDQDGMQVDADEQVQSVQYEERAHKFPGMELKIREFSSHQLNANMLWPGTFLFADWLVKNKSILHGRRILELGSGTGALAIFLRKAFQVDITTTDYDDGEIQENIAYNCKANDLGVLPHIRHTWGDQFPVLVPDWDIVIASDILLYVKQYPNLTRTLSFLLKEYKGCSQNAGSSASTAITNKSGTQVPVKFPIFLMSCRRRIGKDQSLFFEECEKAGLEVQHLGALVYLIYTKQ; translated from the exons ATGTCGTGGAGCCCCGCGACCGCGAGGAAGAGGGCATTGCAAAGCCAAGACGAGCAGCGAGACCCAAAGCTGCACAAGCCCACGCCTACGCCCATGGAGACCGCCCtcttctccgccgcctccctcttccgcgacgccgacgacgaccagg ATGGGATGCAGGTGGACGCCGATGAGCAGGTGCAGTCGGTGCAGTACGAGGAGAGAGCCCACAAGTTCCCCGGCATG GAACTGAAAATAAGGGAATTCTCAAGTCATCAGCTGAATGCTAACATGCTATGGCCTGGGACGTTCTTATTTGCTGATTGGCTGGTAAAGAATAAATCGATTCTGCATGGACGGCGGATCCTGGAATTGGGAAG TGGGACGGGAGCTTTGGCCATCTTCCTGCGGAAGGCATTTCAAGTAGACATCACAACCACTGATTACGATGATGGGGAGATCCAGGAGAATATAGCTTACAACTGCAAAGCTAATGATTTGGGTGTCCTTCCTCATATCCGGC ATACATGGGGAGATCAGTTTCCAGTTCTCGTACCAGATTGGGACATTGTTATCGCCAGTGACATTTTATTGT ATGTCAAACAATATCCAAACCTAACCAGAACATTATCCTTTCTCCTGAAAGAATACAAGGGCTGCAGTCAGAATGCTGGTTCAAGTGCCAGTACAGCCATCACGAACAAATCAG GAACTCAAGTGCCTGTTAAGTTTCCCATTTTTCTGATGAGCTGCCGTAGAAGAATTGGCAAGGACCAGTCCCTCTTCTTCGAAGAATGCGAAAAGGCAGGCCTGGAAGTACAGCATCTGGGCGCTCTTGTGTACCTCATCTACACCAAGCAGTAG
- the LOC127765985 gene encoding uncharacterized protein LOC127765985 translates to MGSLMAGWDSPVLGDENRVLARRNKSLTREEVEAFWKQHGGEMMSGSPLGSPAAGGMARSAPVSRSKAHASSPRGGRIDPATRVEGFFPHDDAAAAAAESPSKSHDWWTRSNWAFLNEPPQEEIAGKAQSYAPQFHVARIATGNA, encoded by the exons ATGGGGTCTCTGATGGCTGGATGGGATTCACCCGTTCTTGGCGATGAGAACAGAG TTCTTGCGAGGAGGAACAAGTCGCTGacgagggaggaggtggaggcgttctggaagcagcacggcggcgagaTGATGTCGGGCTCGCCGCTCggctcccccgccgccggcggcatggCGCGGTCGGCCCCGGTGAGCCGCTCGAAGGCGCACGCCTCGTCGCCTCGCGGCGGCCGTATCGACCCGGCGACTCGCGTGGAGGGCTTCTTCCcccacgacgacgccgccgccgccgccgccgagagccCCAGCAAGAGCCACGACTG GTGGACGAGGAGCAACTGGGCGTTCCTGAACGAGCCGCCGCAGGAGGAGATCGCCGGCAAGGCGCAGAGCTACGCGCCGCAGTTCCACGTCGCCCGGATCGCCACCGGCAACGCATGA
- the LOC127767873 gene encoding uncharacterized protein LOC127767873 isoform X2, translated as MGSLMAGWNSPVLGDEKKVRLMRNRSLTREEVDAFWRRQQRKQPPSSSTSSEPNATTSPLASPRAAANVVSPLASPRAAGDISPLAASPGRAQEMSSSRCTLALRRLERMNSMPSPLARTVMTRADDHPYQSYSHSEPPSPAAPHAGDHRHQRSSFAADHDDDDDDVASTSSECWWTRSSWAFLNETPSPEQQMFGKSQTYACVQFHVSRVVTGNA; from the exons ATGGGTTCTCTGATGGCTGGCTGGAACTCACCAGTTCTTGGTGATGAGAAGAAAG TTCGGCTGATGAGGAACCGCTCGCTGACCAGGGAGGAGGTGGACGCGTTCTGGAGGCGCCAGCAACGGAAgcagccaccgtcgtcgtcgacgtcgtcggagCCCaacgccaccacctcgccgctcgcctctccccgcgccgccgccaacgtcgTCTCGCCGCTCGCATcaccccgcgccgccggcgacatctcgccgctcgccgcctctcccggccgcgCG CAGGAGATGAGTAGTAGTCGTTGCACGTTGGCGTTGAGGAGGCTGGAGAGGATGAACTCCATGCCGTCACCGCTGGCGCGCACCGTCATGACGAGGGCCGACGATCACCCGTATCAGTCGTACTCCCACagcgagccgccgtcgccggcggctccTCACGCCGGCGACCATCGTCATCAGCGGTCGTCGTTCGCTGCCGatcatgacgacgacgacgacgacgtcgccagCACCAGCAGCGAGTGCTG GTGGACACGGAGCAGCTGGGCATTCCTGAACGagacgccgtcgccggagcagcAGATGTTCGGCAAGTCGCAGACGTACGCCTGCGTTCAGTTCCACGTCTCCCGGGTCGTCACCGGCAACGCCTAG
- the LOC127767873 gene encoding uncharacterized protein LOC127767873 isoform X1, whose protein sequence is MGSLMAGWNSPVLGDEKKVRLMRNRSLTREEVDAFWRRQQRKQPPSSSTSSEPNATTSPLASPRAAANVVSPLASPRAAGDISPLAASPGRAQQEMSSSRCTLALRRLERMNSMPSPLARTVMTRADDHPYQSYSHSEPPSPAAPHAGDHRHQRSSFAADHDDDDDDVASTSSECWWTRSSWAFLNETPSPEQQMFGKSQTYACVQFHVSRVVTGNA, encoded by the exons ATGGGTTCTCTGATGGCTGGCTGGAACTCACCAGTTCTTGGTGATGAGAAGAAAG TTCGGCTGATGAGGAACCGCTCGCTGACCAGGGAGGAGGTGGACGCGTTCTGGAGGCGCCAGCAACGGAAgcagccaccgtcgtcgtcgacgtcgtcggagCCCaacgccaccacctcgccgctcgcctctccccgcgccgccgccaacgtcgTCTCGCCGCTCGCATcaccccgcgccgccggcgacatctcgccgctcgccgcctctcccggccgcgCG CAGCAGGAGATGAGTAGTAGTCGTTGCACGTTGGCGTTGAGGAGGCTGGAGAGGATGAACTCCATGCCGTCACCGCTGGCGCGCACCGTCATGACGAGGGCCGACGATCACCCGTATCAGTCGTACTCCCACagcgagccgccgtcgccggcggctccTCACGCCGGCGACCATCGTCATCAGCGGTCGTCGTTCGCTGCCGatcatgacgacgacgacgacgacgtcgccagCACCAGCAGCGAGTGCTG GTGGACACGGAGCAGCTGGGCATTCCTGAACGagacgccgtcgccggagcagcAGATGTTCGGCAAGTCGCAGACGTACGCCTGCGTTCAGTTCCACGTCTCCCGGGTCGTCACCGGCAACGCCTAG